The window CTACGGGTAATGGTGTAATAAGTGCAACCTTAAAAGGTTCAATCTACATTGCCAATTAGAAGGTGAAAGTAGGATTTTTTTACGAGGCTAAAATACAGGAAAGGTAAAAAAACAAAAATTTGAACAAAGGTAATGAAGGAGAAGCTCTTGGTGATATTTAAAAGTGTGGAAATTTTTCTTTTAGGTCTTGATTTTTTCAAAATTTTCTATATACTATCTTATAAAAATTTTTTATGATGGCCCCGAAAGGAGGTCTTTTTTATTATGAAAATTTTACTTGTCGAGGACAACATCGCTGTAAAAGAAACGCTTAAAAAAGTGCTGCAAGATATGGGGCATCAAGTGGTGGAAACGAACAACTGTGTAGACGCCTTATGTAATCTCCAGGGGGATGGTTTTGACTTAATAATCAGTGGCCTACTTCAACCTGTCCTGGATGGTTTACAGTTCTGTCAACAGGTGAAAACTAATGAAAAAACCAAATCTATACCATTCATAATATGTATCCCAGGCGAAATTGAAGAAAATGAACGCCATTATTTTGAAAATCTCGGTGCGGATGGTGTTTTAAACAATACCTTACCTCATGAAGCATTAAAGACTAACCTCATTAAGTTAATGACCGAGATAGAGAAGAACCCTTTAAAATCACGCATCCCCTCTCAATCTTTTGATATCGGTGTCCTGCAGCGGTATTCAAAATATTTCTTAGATAAATTTACCGGCATCTCCACAAAGTATCAAACGCTTTTCGAAATCGCTGGTGATGGAATAATGATTTTAAAGGACTACAAATTTATAGAATGTAACCAGAAGGCTTTAGAAATATTTGACTGTCAACTGGCTGATATCATCGGTGCTTATCCATATGATTTCTCTCCAGAAAAGCAACCCGATGGTAAAAATTCAAAAGAGAAGGCGATTGAGATGATGAACAAAGCGCTTGAGGGTGAGCCAATAATGTTTGAATGGCTCCACCAGAGAAAGAATGGCACATTGTTTTATACCGAAGTAAGTCTCAAAAAATTTGAACTTATTGATGGTGTATATCTACTGGCATTAGTGCGTGATATTACTGAGCGGAAAAATACACAAGAAAAACTCAAACAGAGTGAAGAGCTTCTGCGCGCAGTATTTGAATCCGCCCGTGATTGTATTTTTATTAAGAATAAGAATTCACAATACCTAATGGTAAATGAATGCTTTACAAAAAACTTAGGCATACCGATTTCTGAAATCATTGGTCGGGATGATATTGAATTGTTTGGTCCCCAAAAAGGAGAAAAATTAATCGAAGATGATCGAAAAACCTTAAAGGGTGAAATTGTTGAATCTATCTGCGAGATCGGCGTAGGTAACAAAAAGAAAAAATTCCAGATCATCAGGGTTCCCTTGCACGACGAGCAAGGCAATATCTGGGGTTTATGTGGTATTGCCCGTGATATAACCGAACAGGAAAAGATGCGAGAGAATTTAGTGAAAAGTCGAGAGCGTTTAAGATTGATCACCGAGAATATCACCGAGATAATTTTCATGCTTGATATGGATTTAAAATTTACCTTTGTGAGCCCCTCAATTAAAATTCTGGGATACGAAATCTCTGAGTTATTGGACGGTGGTATAGAAAAGTTATTAACTCCGGAGTCCTATGCTGAGTTATTGAAGGTACTGAAAGAAGAAATAGAACTTGAATCCTTACCGCAGAAAAATCTGGAAAGATTCCGGTCTTTGATTCTACAAGTAAAAAGGAAGGATGGCACTAAATTGTGGTTTGAAACGCGATTGCGGTTCATCCGTGATAGTGAACTAAAACCAGAAGGCATCCTCGGGGTAGCCAGGGATATAACCGAAACCTTTGAAGCCCACCAGAAATTGAGAAAGAGTTACGACCAATTAAATAAAATCTTAGAAGGAGCGGTCACGGCTCTGGCATCGGCGGTAGAAAAACGCGATCCTTATACTGCCGGTCATCAGAAGAGAGTTTCCGAGTTGGTCTGTGCAATTGCGGAAGAGATGAATTTATCATCAGAAGTGGTTCACTATCTAAGGATTGCTGCCTTGCTCCATGATGTTGGCAAGATATATATTCCTGCTGAAATCCTTGCCAAGCCTACCACCCTTACCCCACCCGAATTTGAGATTATCAAAACCCACCCTCAGGTGGGATACGAAATCTTAAAACCAGTGGATTTTCCCTGGCCCATTCCTGAAATCGTTCTACAACACCACGAAAAGAATGATGGCTCTGGATATCCCAATGGTTTGACCAGTGAAAAAATAATGCTGGAGGCGAAGATTTTGTGTGTTGCGGATATCGTGGAGGCGATGATGTCACATCGTCCCTATCGCGAGGCACTTGGTCTTGATCAGGCACTCGCCGATATCAGCAAGGGAAGGGGGATTAAATTTGACGAGAAAATCGTGGATATCTGTATAAAACTTTTTAGGGAGAAGGGTTTTTCCTTTACCAAATAATCATTCCCTTCTTTTTATCAGGGCATAAAGGACACTACCCAAACCGATAGTGGAAGCAACATAGAAAATCGTAATACCAAGTAGCCAGATAAGAATCCCTACGAAACCGGTGTTTTTTAAAATTATCCCAATCAGTAAAACTAATACCGTTGCCAGATAGCCAATCGTGAAAAGACCGATTTTATTTGAGACCTGCCAGTTTAATCCCTGGACCAGCCTTTCGCCCATAACTTGAGCAAAGGCGGTTAATCCAAAGATAAAAGCCATGAAAAATGCGATTAAGAAGGCGGGTATTATTGGAATACCAATGATTGAGATGACAAAAAGAAGAATGAGTGGTATGAAAAGTATCTCTGCACCAATACCTAAAGCGATCCCGATCCAGATATCTTTTTTTATGCGCATCCCAATTCTTTCGATCGCCCGCGGAAAGATTAAAAGAGAAAGGAGCGATAAGATATAACACACCGCGAGTGCTGCCAGAGATCCGACCAGAAATCCTGTATAGAATGTTCTAACCCCTTTGCGTCCCTTCAATAATCTACTGAGTTTTGGCATTACTTTATCAAGTCTACCTATATCTAAGGCCTTAATTTCCCCTTTAACGATTGCGTAGTCAGAACGTTCAACACTCCCTCCGATCACAGCAATATCACCTTCGATCACCGAGCCAGAATCTAATTCCACAGTTCCACCGGCGACCGCAATATCACCTTCAATCCGACCACAATTCTTAACCGAACCACCCGCCACTGCCCCATCGCCGGTTATCGTGCCATAGTTTTCCAGAGCACCACCCAATACTACTACATCACCATCAATCTTACCCTGTAAAGTCACTGAACCGCCCATCACAACAAGGTCACCCTTAATCACCCCTTCGATGAAGGCATTCCCACCACTGATTGAAACATCTTCCCAGAGTGTATCGCCCGCTTTCAACGAAAAATCACCTGCAACCTTATGGGTGCAGGATTCAAAATGCCAAATGTCAACGATATCACTCTTAAACCAGAGCAATGCAATTAAAAGAAAAAAAGAACTCATTCTGCCTCCAAAATGGTTCCTGAACCCTTCAATAATTTGTAGAGAAGAATTACCAGTATTCCAGTGCCCACAAAAAGGACCACCAGCCGGATTAGGAAACCGAGGTAGGGGATCATGCTCACCAGGGTTATTATCACCAGCCCAAGAATAAATGAAATAAATGGGGTAACTTCCCCTCCCCTTTTGAATAATTTAATCAGCAAATCACCAAACCCTGTAGCAAAGACGATAGAAGAGAGATAAGCTAAGGTGAAAAATAAGAATAAGCCAAATATTGCAACAGGAAATCCGATTATCGTAAGCAAGGCGATCACAATTGCCACCGGAATGACCGCCAGTATCAAAAATCCCAAGCCTAAGTTTTTCCAGAACTGGGTTTTAAAAATCCTACTCATCTTTTTGAAATGATCCTTGAAAAGGGCAATAAGGACTAATCCAATTACTAATTCGCTGATGAAAAAAATTATTTTCATTATTCGCATAAAATCGGAACCCTTTTTTCCTACTTTGGGTTTTTCAGTTATTTTTTGAAATTCTACTTTTCCCACAAGTTTTGCAGCAGAATCAATCGTAGGTTCCTTCTCACTTTTAATGATTAAATGACCCTTGATGCACGCCGTGGATTTTATATTAACTTCGCTACCTTCAATCTCACCATCCTGAACATTACCTCCGATATCATAAATTTTTGCAGCTCCTTTAACTGTTCCCTTAATATCCCCATTTAAATTTATCTCCTTACCGTAACCCCAGAAGTCTTTTTTAAGAAAAAATGTGCTATCTGTATCCAATCTTTTACCGAGAAACAGGATATTGTTATCTACCGCTCCTGATACATCAAGTTGACTGCAGAAGGCTAAGATCGTTCTTGTGCCAGTGGTATAAATCTTTATCTCTGCACCACTGACAAAGATCGTGCCATTCACCTTTCCGGTTACCTCCACTTCCTGAGCGCAGGCAAAGATATCACCATTGATTACCCCCTTGATCTTTATTGAACGAGCCAGGGCAATTATATCATCGTTGATTATTGTCCCTTCAGAACCTATGGAAAGATCTCTACCGGTGCGCAACACCAGTGAGAATCCAGGCACGACCAGAATGACAACACTGAAAACCATCCCGATTGTTTTTAATTGCATAAAGCCTCCTTTTCCTTAAAAATTTTACCAAAGAAATAAAACAGAATTATGATTGAAATAAAAATGTAGACGAAAGTTAAAAAATGGAATCTCAAAAAATGAATTACGATATTTGATAGTTCAATAGTAAAAGGTTTAATTTTGCCGAAGATTTTAAAAACCCAAAAGGAAAAATGCAATACTGATGCCAAAGAGCGATGCCCAATTGGAGTAAGGACCAAAATCACCAATCCCGATAAATAAACGAATCCCAAAATAGGCACCAATTTATACCATGCCTTTCTTCTTATATTGAGGGTTAAAAGAACCCGGTCATTGAAATCGATACGCGGAAAGAACTCAGTGAGTTCAAAAATATCTTGGCATAAATCTTCCATTTCATTGTAATAATTCAAGCATTGGGGGCATTCTTTAAGGTGTTCATTAAGCTTTACCAGTTCCTCCTGGGTTATCTCCCTGTCTAACTTTTTTTCAATAAGATCCAATATCTTTTTATGTCTCATCATTAAGTAATACGAAAAAAAAGCAAAAAAGTTTCATGCCAACAAACCCATTGATTTTTCCGGAATTCTATTTATTATTATGTGTGAGTTATTCGGAGTCGTTTGATATAATCGTTGTCGGTGGTGGTCATGCCGGAATAGAAGCATCACTGGTCAGTGCCCGTTCAGGGTTCCACACACTTTTACTCACCCTCAATATTGATAATATTGGACAGATGTCCTGCAATCCATCGATCGGCGGCCTTGCCAAGGGACATCTGGTAAAGGAAGTCGATGCCTTAGGAGGCGAAATCGGATTCCTTGCCGACCGGACATGCGTCCAGTTTCGGATGCTCAATCGCTCCAAGGGTCCTGCAGTGTGGTCGCCCCGCACCCAGAATGACCGTGCCCGTTATAAACAGGAAGCTCAACATGTCCTTACCAATCAAAAAAATTTGGTCATCAAACAGGAAGAGGTGATTGAAATCCTTACTGAAAATGGACACGTAAAAGGAATAAGAACCGGCATCGGCAACGAGTACTTCTGTCGCGCCCTAATCCTGACAACCGGAACCTTTCTAAATGGGCTGATGCACATAGGTCTGGAAACCTATCCAGGTGGAAGACTGGGTGAACCAAAGGCTGGTAATCTGAGTGAATCTTTAAAGAGAATTGGTTTTAATCTGGGAAGGTTGAAAACTGGTACTTCACCGCGGGTTGCTAAAAATTCGGTCGATATTTCCCGTATGGATATACAAAAAGGTGAAGAACCGATTGAACCATACTCATACCGAACAGTCAATTTGGGTATAGAGCAAT of the candidate division WOR-3 bacterium genome contains:
- a CDS encoding PAS domain S-box protein, with product MKILLVEDNIAVKETLKKVLQDMGHQVVETNNCVDALCNLQGDGFDLIISGLLQPVLDGLQFCQQVKTNEKTKSIPFIICIPGEIEENERHYFENLGADGVLNNTLPHEALKTNLIKLMTEIEKNPLKSRIPSQSFDIGVLQRYSKYFLDKFTGISTKYQTLFEIAGDGIMILKDYKFIECNQKALEIFDCQLADIIGAYPYDFSPEKQPDGKNSKEKAIEMMNKALEGEPIMFEWLHQRKNGTLFYTEVSLKKFELIDGVYLLALVRDITERKNTQEKLKQSEELLRAVFESARDCIFIKNKNSQYLMVNECFTKNLGIPISEIIGRDDIELFGPQKGEKLIEDDRKTLKGEIVESICEIGVGNKKKKFQIIRVPLHDEQGNIWGLCGIARDITEQEKMRENLVKSRERLRLITENITEIIFMLDMDLKFTFVSPSIKILGYEISELLDGGIEKLLTPESYAELLKVLKEEIELESLPQKNLERFRSLILQVKRKDGTKLWFETRLRFIRDSELKPEGILGVARDITETFEAHQKLRKSYDQLNKILEGAVTALASAVEKRDPYTAGHQKRVSELVCAIAEEMNLSSEVVHYLRIAALLHDVGKIYIPAEILAKPTTLTPPEFEIIKTHPQVGYEILKPVDFPWPIPEIVLQHHEKNDGSGYPNGLTSEKIMLEAKILCVADIVEAMMSHRPYREALGLDQALADISKGRGIKFDEKIVDICIKLFREKGFSFTK
- a CDS encoding zf-HC2 domain-containing protein; the protein is MRHKKILDLIEKKLDREITQEELVKLNEHLKECPQCLNYYNEMEDLCQDIFELTEFFPRIDFNDRVLLTLNIRRKAWYKLVPILGFVYLSGLVILVLTPIGHRSLASVLHFSFWVFKIFGKIKPFTIELSNIVIHFLRFHFLTFVYIFISIIILFYFFGKIFKEKEALCN